The Pirellulales bacterium region CTCACGGTGCTCGAAAATATCGAAGTGCCGCTGCACTATCGTGGGCGCGTGAGCGCGGCCGATCGCGCTCGTTGTCACGAACTGGCCGAACTGGTCGGCCTTGGCGAGCGACTCAAGCATCGGCCGTTTCAGCTTTCCGGCGGTCAACAACAGCGCGCGGCCATCGCTCGCAGCCTCGTTAACGATCCCTACTTCATGCTGGCCGACGAACCCACCGGCAACCTCGATTCAGTGACCACTGGCGAAATTCTCGATCTGCTGGAGAAACTCAACGCCGCGGGCAAAACAATCATCATGGTCACGCACGAAGACGAAGTGGCCCGCCGCGCGCGGCGCATTATTCGACTCCGGGACGGACTGCTGCAATCCGACGAGCGCTTCCGATGATGGGCCTGGGACTACGCACGTGGGTGCTCGGGGTGAAGAGCCTGCTCTTGCATCCGCTGCGCTCGCTGCTCACCGTGCTCGGCATGTTCATCGGTGTGGCCAGCGTCATCTGGCTGCTCGCCATTGGCGAAGGCATCAGTCGCAAGGCGCAAGAACAAATCCGCGGACTCGGAGCCGACAACATCATTGTCCGCTCGATCAAACCGGCCAACGAGGCCACCGCGCAGGTTCGTGGACCGGTTCCCTATGGCCTCACACGGCTGGACCATACTCGACTGGAAGCGACTCTCCCCACGGTCGAACGCGCCTTGCGCATTCGCGAGATTCGCCAGCAATTTCGCTATGCCGATCGGCCGGTTGTCGATGGCCGTCTCGTCGGCTGCACGCCCGAGTATGCCGATGTCACTCAACTCGAAGTCGAGCGCGGCCATTTCATTACCGAAGTGGAGCTCAATCAAAAAGAAAAGGTCTGCTGCCTGGCCTCCGAAGTCGCGGAAAAGCTCTTTCCCTACGAAGACCCGATCGGACGGTCAATCCATATTGAGACCGACTACTACGTCGTCGTCGGCGTACTCAAGCCGCGCCAAGCCATGGCGGGCATCGGCGGTTCGCTGTCGGCCCAAGATTTTTCCCATGATGTCTATGTCCCCATTGAGACTCTTTGGCAGCGCATTGGCGATTCGGTCGTTGTCCGTCGCAGCGGCTCGTTCGAGGGTGAAATTGTCGAACTCAGTCAAATCACCTTGCGCGTCAACTCCGTCGACAACGTCGTGGAGACCGCCGAACTGGTGAAGCGAACGCTCGCCGATCACCACAAGCAAAACGATATCGCCGTCACGGTGCCACTGGAATTGCTGGAACAGGCCAAGACCACGCAACTCATGTTCATGATCTTCATGGGCTTGATCGCCGCCATCTCACTAGTCGTTGGCGGCATCGGCATCATGAACATCATGCTCGCC contains the following coding sequences:
- a CDS encoding ABC transporter ATP-binding protein; amino-acid sequence: MTTARFAARVADLKKEYLLEGERVRALRGITLDVPEGDYVAVMGPSGSGKSTFLNLLGCLDRPTEGNYFLGDDDVARMSDDQLSEIRASRLGFVFQSYNLIPQLTVLENIEVPLHYRGRVSAADRARCHELAELVGLGERLKHRPFQLSGGQQQRAAIARSLVNDPYFMLADEPTGNLDSVTTGEILDLLEKLNAAGKTIIMVTHEDEVARRARRIIRLRDGLLQSDERFR
- a CDS encoding ABC transporter permease — protein: MGLGLRTWVLGVKSLLLHPLRSLLTVLGMFIGVASVIWLLAIGEGISRKAQEQIRGLGADNIIVRSIKPANEATAQVRGPVPYGLTRLDHTRLEATLPTVERALRIREIRQQFRYADRPVVDGRLVGCTPEYADVTQLEVERGHFITEVELNQKEKVCCLASEVAEKLFPYEDPIGRSIHIETDYYVVVGVLKPRQAMAGIGGSLSAQDFSHDVYVPIETLWQRIGDSVVVRRSGSFEGEIVELSQITLRVNSVDNVVETAELVKRTLADHHKQNDIAVTVPLELLEQAKTTQLMFMIFMGLIAAISLVVGGIGIMNIMLATVTERTREIGIRRALGAKRRDITRQFLVETVVLSVVGGATGILGGLICGPLTNVLRRALEMAFPQNMAELPEVIRTVMPVIVPWSIPLAFFISMSVGVIFGLYPAMRAAAMDPIEALRHE